The Spinacia oleracea cultivar Varoflay chromosome 2, BTI_SOV_V1, whole genome shotgun sequence DNA segment gtttcaaaaagatctttacagttactatttgcacggactccaatgcaatacttaactactaatatatccaatttcgtatgtaaaaaagttataaaaatttgatattctgaaaatacatcccgagaccaatctaacaagatcttacatgtaaagttttgatgtatataatggtgagaattttCGATCAGGGTTTTTAtattttggacacattttccaaagcgtaaagaattttctgaaacggaggtagtatattttTAACTTTCATATTATGAAAAAGTTGATAaataacattttaaagggttaaggCTATGCTCTGTTCATCTTATTTGCACTCATTTCACCTAATTCCCACTTGTTCACGGAAAAATAACTTCAGTTAAGTTAATATAAGTTCCGAAAAAATAAGGATTGaccaagtataatttataactaaaataatttttcgataatttctaattaagaagtttaattaagttaagataagtCCAGGGGAATATAACATACCCTAAATGATTACCTTTGTACACTATTAGTGGTTTTGaagcaacatttttttttattattaaaaacgaCAAATTTTATCaagaaaaaatagataactttacaTTATATCATTTAACtattaaacattttgagttaataTTATTGCAGTACACCATCTTTATATGAGAATTTGTGATaaacacactacaagaaattgtatcattaacgacggaaaatcccgtcgctaaaggccaataatcgttgactCGAACCCATCATAAAAGGGAGCCGTCGCtaatggaaaatctcgtcgttaacccttcgtaaaagacatttgcggcggttgttcccgtctttgttggttgttatccccgtcgcaaaagccctttTGCGACGAGATTTTTACCTGTCGTTATTAgattgtcattaaagatacaaattcttgtagtgacaaTTACCCAAACCTTCAATTCATTCAAACTAATTcctccgttcttgaatgttagtccttttagaaatttttcttatttgtcCAACATTTATCTTCATTACACACTTATAAATATCTAAATGATCCAATTGTTTACTCCCTAGTAAAGCTTTATTCCCATTATAccccttaattatttatctttCCTACCCACATGTATTACATTCTATTGAGATTCATGTGACAAGTGTACTTGTTTTGGATTGTGTTATTCTAAAATGGACTAATATTAAAAAATGGAAGAATTTTATTCATTTGAATAATCTCTTATTTCCTAATTGACCATATTTGATATTGAGGTGATATTAGAATAAGGACATAAATAATTTCCTACCGTATTTTTAAGGTAAGAAATCTAAgtttcctaattttttttttttttttgataatttacATTTCCTTATCCGCCACATTATTTTACTTACGTGTCATGAGTATTTGATGACTAATTATCCTATCATACCCTATCCTAtcttatttgaatttttttttataacggtaagttttttttttttttctaatactccgtaatatataTGGAGTAATCCGTATGTACTATGTACACGTATaaacatactccgtatttaGTTACGGAGAGGTGGACGGTGGTGAATGGCTAAAAAAATAGGATGTCATAAAAAAAATCTCCGCATTATAAATTCACAACTTCTCAATCACCAGTTTTCGATCACTCTTCATCCTCTtctgtctctctctctctccaacCTTTACATTCAACTATTCAATAGAGATAGAGATATTGAAACAGACACTGGCTTTTTAATTATCATTACCTTTAGAAAACACCCCcaaaatttattaataattttcTCCAACTGGGTTTTCTTGTCTCTTTGTGCTCTCAAATACTCACTACTTATCCCCTCATTTCTCGCTCTCCTTCTTCTTCCCCTGTTTATCCCTTCATTTTCCAGCTCAGgtaattctttttctttttctgtaTCATTACTTATCCACAGTACTTAATTACTACTAATTACAACTTCAGTTGACTAATTAAATTTTTtagattcatttattttaattatattttttgtaTGATTTGTATTGTTTCTGGTATTTGCCTTACTCAACAGGAGTACATGATGTCGTATGTCCAAACTCTGAGGAAGATTCTGATTCtgattattcattttttttactttcctTATTTTCTCAAAAATAAATTCTCCTGAGAATATACTATTTGTGAGGGGAtttatttttcactttttctgGATTTGATCTTTTTCCGGCTTTTGTTTTAGGCGATATCCATTTGGATCTTTTGGGTACTGTAATTAATACCCAAAAGTTAATTCCTTGAATTTCACCAACTTTTGTCTAGAACAGGTGACTTGTTGAATGTTGACGGAAGTGTGATTAGAAAAGACTTTTTGAATTGAGATTTGTAGCTAATTAATTGCCTTTTGAATGTAGTAcgtattattaattaatattgctAACTCTTAATTAGTAgtggtattattattattattattattgtgttGCAGGAAAGGTGAGAGAAAATGTTGGAAACATTTGACTTTGAGAAAGTGATCAAAGagtttgaagaaataacaaagaATGTAGGGAAAGTACAAGAAGAAACATTAAGGAAGATACTAGAAGAAAACGCGGTGGCTGAATATCTACAAGATGTAGGACTAAATGGAAGGACAGATTCAGAGAGTTATAAGCAATGTGTTCCTCTTGCAACTCACAAGGATTTAGAACCTTATATTCAAAGGATCATGGATGGAGATACTTCTCCTATTCTTACTGCCCAACCTATCCCCACTATGTCTTTGaggtataataataataataataataattaacccACCATTTTAACCTATATACGAGTACTGTCTTTTTTTACTCATTTTTAGTGGATTGTTTGGTTGATTTATTGAATTTACAGTTCTGGAACAACTCAAGGGAAGCGCAAGTTTGTACCTTTCAACGATCAACTGTTTGATAATACTATGCAAATCTACCTTACTTCCTTTGCATATCGGAACAGGTACTTATTTGTTCTCTTTTTAATTAATCTATAGAGTCATTAAATTAACTCGGTATTACTGTATTAGAAGTAGTAATATTAATGCTTGATTTTATCAAGTACGGCGTATGTATAGACATTTTTAACTACAAAGAGAGATGAATATGATCGATGTTGTAggagttgtttttttttttagtatagAGGTGACGTTAAGAGTACATTTACCAAAAATAGATCTTACTTACCAACTAGGATATCTAAGTGATAGAGTTTTCTGTGGGATTTGCAATGTTCTCAAAACGTGAAAAGATGGAGTTTTTCCATTTAAGTACCATACATGATACATACATGAGTAAGTATATTCCCATGTCACATAAAAACATATATCAGCCAACAAACGATAAAATAGGCTAAAGACAAACactaaataataaaatcaatttttttgaaaaatgacacctgtttttgaaaaatgccatctgtttttgaaaagtgACATATGTTTTAATGCTTGTCTTATCCCTATTTCTTCGTTTTGTGAGGTGAGATGTATTTACTAAATACATCTGTGAGATGGGCCTCTCCGCCCTCATACATACATGGAGTTTGGTTAAAGAATTTGCACAATTTTCTTGACAAGACAAACTTGTCACAATCCAAACATTATCGGCTTACATACGCCCATGAGAATTTTCAAACAAAACATCATTTGTTTACCTTTCCGTAGGAATCTTCTTTATCACGCATTTTAAAAGTTTTACGATATGATTTTGgcccaaaatgaagtgtcagtTGTCCATACCCACAACGAAGCATCCACAAAGATTttgattattaaaaaattagtGTATTTTAGGTATGTGTGTATGTAGTGACTCAAATATTGTACACTTGTGTGTGTCTTTGCAGAGAATTTCCTATCCAAAATGGGAAAGCATTGGTTTTCCTTTACAGTAGCAGACAGTTCATAACCAAAGGGGGTTTACCAGCAGGAACAGCAACTACAAATGTAATCCGCTACCCAAAGTTTAGACAATTAATGAAAGGAATACAATCCCAAAGTTGCAGCCCTGATGAAGTAATTTTCGGGCCTGATTTTCATGAATCCTTATACTGTCATCTTCTCTGTGGTTTACTACACTACGAGGAGATCCAAATCATTTCCTCCACATTTGCTCATAGCTTAGTACAAGCATTCCAAACTTTTGAACGAATTTGGGAAGATCTTTGCTCAGATATCCGTGATGGAATCTTGAATGAGAGAGTTACTGATCCATCTATTCGTGCTGCTATGTCCAAACTGCTTAAGCCTAACCCTGAATTAGCTGACATGATTTACGAAAAATGCTCGGGTTTAAGCAAATGGTATGGCTTAATACCTGAACTTTTCCCAAATGCTAAGTATGTTTATGGGATAATGACGGGTTCTATGGAGCCATATGTGAAACAATTAAGGCGGTATGCTGGGTGGTTGCCTTTGGTGTGTGCTGATTACGGGGCTTCGGAAGGGtgggttgctgcaaatgttaATCCAAGATCATCCCCTGAAGATGCCACCTTTGCTGTTCTTCCTAATATAGGGTACTTTGAGTTCATTCCTTTGAAGGACACTAGAAAAAATGGGGGTACTGAACCAAAACCTGTGGGACTAGCTGAAGTTAAAGTTGGAGAAGAATATGAAATCATACTCACCAACTTTGGAGGTATATTCTATATTCTATATACTGCTTATCATTAATTAGTCTTTGTACTGTAGTGTTTCTGTTTGGAATTTTAGAAGCAAATGTTTGAGTTACATgtttaatactccctctgtcccagattagttgttacacttgcatttgcacaaagttttaggtgataagtggttgtttggttatcaattgttattttattgaaacaGTAGATgagataggagttagtgggtattttttaattgaatgagagaggatgTGAAGACAAAAaatatttagtgggaagagagaaacaatataataattgtggggtcattccttatttagaagtgtaacaactaatctggaacaggcgaaaaaggaaagtgtaacaactgatctgggacggagggagtattaattagTAGAATGCTGACATGACATATAAGAAAAGTCTTAAGATAAGAACCACTTGATGTTGCTCTGAAGACATATTAGTTGCGAAACTAGTCACACAAATAGACATTCCGGGTTATTAAGATTACTCTAATTATATTTCctcgatttatttttttttgttccttTGGGGGATAGAAAGAGTATATGCTCATTAGTCATTAGTCATACTCTATTTTGAAGATGGGTTTTCGTATAAAATATCCAAACACACTACATAACTACATACCGTTGGACGCTAACGTTTGGTTGTGGAattttatatgattagtcatTCAAAAACTTCCTGGAAAGCTAATAGCCATATGTTATGCATTTAGATCTAGTTGATATACAGGGTATATTTGTCAAGTTTAATAATCTTTAAGTGGCAATAACTTAGTCTGACGTCTTTGTCCAATACCATTTTGTTGCATACTGGTGGAATCACAGTCTACAATCACATTACCAAACTGTTCCAAGTAGTTATGATTATCCTCCTATCATCATCTAGCAGTGGATCCCCTGCTTCTTTATGCTCTGTATGGATGTATGCAGTCAAGGGAAGATGGGTCCACAATAGTAGGCCactaggggttttttttttttttctagtcTCATCTGGTCTGATTTTTCCTGATTTAAAGACTAGTATAGTAGTATGATTTTTATGTGGGTGCTTTTGGTCTGAAAATTTCTTATCTGGTTTGATTTTACCAAAAATATGAAATAAGTACTAAGTATGCAATAAAAATAAGGAGAAGACAACAATCCATCCCTCCCCTTATTGTTTCAAAACGAAATCTTTTATCCCTCTTTTTGTATCTGAGTactcctccgtcccttaatactcgcactgttttaactggacacgcttgccaatgcagaacgttgaccatcaatatctttaactacatagtataaaaatttataaaaatattaatattttgaaaatatatattaatatgaaaccaacaatatattatatactaacatttattttcatatactaggaataaaatagggtcaaagtgaattgtgtaaatagtacaaaaagtcaaaacagtgcgagtattaagggacaaagAAAGTATATCATATGTATgtcaattatttttattagtcGATTTTAACGGAAGTATATGAGAACTTTGTGTAGAAAAGTTGTAGGACTAATATCGTCTAGTAAAATTGAATTGTACACTAAAAGTGGGGTCGAAGATTTGTTCGTGCATAGCACGTAACACACTAACACAGTAGAGGATGGTAAAGGTGGGCTCGGAGAtttttgttctcttcacctggttttcttttcttatatatatatatataaaaaaaaaaaaaaaatagaggatgCAAGATGTTAAATTGTGAACAGTTAAAACATCCTTAGAGCAACAATAAGGGAAGACTCTTATTTAGGTGGCTCTTACTCTCTTTCTTATGCCACCTAAGCATCAACTCCAAATAAAAGTCCCCTCCTAAAAATTGTAGAAATTGGCTAACTCTTAACACTACCTCTTGTTCTCTCTTaccctattattttattttattttcatgcaaAAATGTTGACATGGCACTAGCTCTTATTTATTAGAGCTAACTCTTATTTCAGAATTTTTACTTACAAACTCTAATTAAGAGTCTCCCATTTCTCACctaagagctagctcttaatttttctctctccttattcATGCTCTTAGCCCCACAAGCTCTACAAGTTGATTAATTTAGTAAAAGGTTCTTGAAAAGATGCTTAGAAATTTGAAGGGAGTAAAATATTCCTTAAACCTTGTAAAAGGTATACTTATCCAGCTGTGATTTCTGACTTTTTTGGTTATGCTTTTTCTTTCAAGATGATCTTAATCTAATCAGCTTATGTTTTGTTTAATGGACGATGAATAATAATTTATCATCTAGCTAGCTTGTTAACATCATATTCATGTACGGTAGACATCAGTTGACAGTATATATACTCGAAATatataagcatgtcatgtcatcattgtgacacggattgttgcgacctttatcattttcgatatACTAAAATGTCGGTATTATATATATACCTGCAGGCTTATATCGTTACAGGCTAGGAGATGCAGTGAAGGTAATGGGGTTCCACAACTCAACTCCAGAGCTGAAATTTGTATGCCGTCAGAACCTTATGCTTAGCATCAACATCGATAAGAACACCGAGAAAGATCTACAAATCGCGGTAGAAGAAGCAAGCAAGCTATTGGTAGCAGAGAAGGTAGAACTGCTAGATTTCAGCAGCCATGTGGATTTATCGAAAGAAGTAGGTAACTATGTTATATTCTGGGAGCTAAGTGGTGAAGCTGATGAAAATGTTTTGAAAGAGTGTTGTAATTGCTTGGATCGATCTTTTGCTGATGCTGGGTATGTTAGTTCGCGCAAGGTGGGTGGTATTGGACCTCTCGAGCTTCGGATTGTGAGGAAGGGAACGTTCTATAAGATAATGTTGCATAGCTTGAGCATGGGAAATACTCTTAACCAGTTTAAGACACCAAGATGTGTTGGGTCTAGTAATAAGCCAATCTTGCAAATTGTGTGTAATAATGTTGTTAAGAGTTATCTTAGCACTGCATATTAGTAAGTTCCTTAGTGTATTGTCCGTAAATGTAAAATGTTGCTTTCATTTATGCTTTTCTCAATGCTAAAAGCGAGTTTTAATTATTCCTGGTATTCAATGTTTTCAATGTTCCCGTCTTTGCTCTTTATCATCCAATTTATCGGTCTACCGcagagttgtttttttttttttgttttgttgttgttgttgttgttgttggcgtCCGGTTCATCTTTAGGGCTAATCCGAATTCGAATGTGAGTTTTGGATGGATAGGTTCCATTACCCtctaattgttgttgcgggggatcgaacacgagtccTCCGCAAGTTcaaccccaatcaccactgaaccaagtCACCAACATGTAATTGGTATAGGCGGTAGAGTTTGATGTAGGGGTACCGTTTTGATCTAGTCAAGATGCTATTTGAAAAATATGTAAGTGttgtagcggttagcggtagaGATAGCGATCGGTAgacttttgtcaaacgttaaaattagtagcgcttgaggtagcgggtagcgtttgataaattttatagtaaagttttaaataatacgATATATCTTTTATTGTTTTACAATATCAGTCGCTATTTTTACCCAAACTCATACTAGTTATTTGgtactttgacagctaaccgttacctGCTATTATTAACCATTATGGGCATTATCCGCTACTCTAACAGCAAACGCTAAACAACTGCTAACCGCTACCCACTATTTCTAAAGATGGTCGTGGGTCGGGCCAGGTCGAGCCCACGGGTTGTGGGCCTAATCGGGCCGGGGCGAAAAGTTTAAAAAAGGGCCCAAGCCCACGATCTTTCGTGCCGGGCCAGGCCATCATACCTaaggctaattttactaaatttagcgtgctttgtcgtgtcgtgtcgtgtcgggtcgagtcgtgcagtgccttgtcgtgctttttataaaaaattaaggCCCAGGTCCGACCCACGGCCCACAACTTCGTGCCCGTGCCGTGTCGTACTTTTTTCGTGCTCGTGCCGTGCCGGGCGTTTTTCTTGCCGGGTCGGATCGGAATTCGGGCCGGCCTGGCCACACCGCTACTTTTGCCGAACAAAGCACATGTAACGTCTAAATCAAAGTATCCAACTTTATGATGTAGTTACTATGCCCGCGGCATGGCTCGATGGTACAATTTCATGGCGGCTGTATTGGATAAAACAAAATCCTGGCCCATGGAAGCACATGGGCTGTTTAGTGTTCATGGCATATTGGACAATGCCTGCCAATGGGCTAAGGTGAAACAATCTTATACAATACCCACTCGTATTTAATTACGCTTTTTAAAAATGACCGTATTTAATTACTCCGTATGAATTGTACTTTCTACATTTGTTATGTTATGGTTTTCGctcttaattatattaatctttCTTTTTCTGCTATGCAAAAGTT contains these protein-coding regions:
- the LOC110790433 gene encoding jasmonoyl--L-amino acid synthetase JAR6; this translates as MLETFDFEKVIKEFEEITKNVGKVQEETLRKILEENAVAEYLQDVGLNGRTDSESYKQCVPLATHKDLEPYIQRIMDGDTSPILTAQPIPTMSLSSGTTQGKRKFVPFNDQLFDNTMQIYLTSFAYRNREFPIQNGKALVFLYSSRQFITKGGLPAGTATTNVIRYPKFRQLMKGIQSQSCSPDEVIFGPDFHESLYCHLLCGLLHYEEIQIISSTFAHSLVQAFQTFERIWEDLCSDIRDGILNERVTDPSIRAAMSKLLKPNPELADMIYEKCSGLSKWYGLIPELFPNAKYVYGIMTGSMEPYVKQLRRYAGWLPLVCADYGASEGWVAANVNPRSSPEDATFAVLPNIGYFEFIPLKDTRKNGGTEPKPVGLAEVKVGEEYEIILTNFGGLYRYRLGDAVKVMGFHNSTPELKFVCRQNLMLSINIDKNTEKDLQIAVEEASKLLVAEKVELLDFSSHVDLSKEVGNYVIFWELSGEADENVLKECCNCLDRSFADAGYVSSRKVGGIGPLELRIVRKGTFYKIMLHSLSMGNTLNQFKTPRCVGSSNKPILQIVCNNVVKSYLSTAY